The following are encoded in a window of Persicobacter psychrovividus genomic DNA:
- a CDS encoding DUF4251 domain-containing protein, whose protein sequence is MKKVILISGMLLFMIGNLMAQAPVSKKEKRKLEAQQQQMKVKELLEQKAFTFKVDQVNPQRGGRVLNVNTDGYTMEIDQQQVKAYLPYFGRAFSADYGSSEGGVKFDQPMTDEEISYDQKKNRTTYSFTIKDKNEKYDCKMTVFDNGNATLNISFLRKDPISYQGKIDNTTIDK, encoded by the coding sequence ATGAAGAAAGTCATCTTAATTTCAGGAATGTTACTCTTTATGATTGGTAATTTAATGGCTCAAGCACCTGTGAGCAAAAAAGAAAAGCGCAAGCTTGAAGCTCAACAGCAGCAAATGAAAGTGAAAGAACTCCTCGAGCAAAAAGCCTTTACCTTTAAGGTGGATCAGGTGAATCCACAACGAGGCGGGCGCGTGCTCAATGTAAACACTGATGGCTATACCATGGAAATTGATCAACAGCAGGTCAAGGCCTATTTGCCCTATTTTGGGCGTGCTTTCAGTGCAGATTATGGGAGTAGTGAAGGAGGCGTGAAGTTTGATCAGCCCATGACCGATGAGGAAATTAGTTATGACCAGAAAAAAAACCGCACCACTTACAGCTTCACGATCAAAGATAAAAATGAAAAATACGACTGTAAAATGACGGTCTTCGATAACGGAAATGCGACTTTAAATATCAGCTTTCTGCGCAAAGACCCGATCAGTTATCAAGGGAAAATAGACAACACAACAATCGACAAATAA
- a CDS encoding DinB family protein, which produces MLCLVLCCGIQGQAQYYSEDFSGQWQRSKAYTLAMLDSLAKDELDYRPTAEVMSLREEFNHLMNNFGFLQYYVTGEKANELTDYLRNNPPKSKQELREALIYAFDYVGSLAEKYSDEQMQQAVPFFKEEVQMHRLGVFLLMRNHVTHHRGRISLMLRMLGHQPPKYVGW; this is translated from the coding sequence ATGCTGTGCCTTGTACTATGTTGTGGTATTCAGGGGCAGGCACAATATTACAGTGAAGATTTTTCAGGGCAGTGGCAACGCAGCAAAGCGTACACTTTAGCGATGTTGGATTCCTTGGCGAAAGATGAACTCGACTACCGACCGACGGCTGAAGTGATGAGCCTCAGGGAAGAATTTAATCACCTGATGAATAATTTTGGATTTTTACAATATTACGTGACAGGGGAGAAAGCCAATGAACTCACTGATTATTTGAGAAATAACCCACCGAAAAGTAAACAGGAGCTTCGTGAGGCGTTAATTTATGCTTTTGATTATGTGGGGAGTCTTGCGGAGAAATACAGCGATGAGCAGATGCAGCAAGCGGTTCCTTTCTTTAAGGAGGAGGTACAAATGCATCGCTTAGGGGTCTTTTTATTGATGCGCAACCATGTTACGCATCATCGGGGGCGAATCAGTTTAATGTTGCGTATGTTGGGGCATCAGCCTCCTAAATATGTGGGTTGGTGA
- a CDS encoding histone H1, protein MDIYNKIKEIIAEGEKDAQDFYEKNNKAAGTRTRKRMMEIKNLAQDLRKDVLDKSKG, encoded by the coding sequence ATGGATATTTACAATAAGATTAAAGAGATCATCGCTGAAGGCGAGAAAGATGCTCAAGACTTCTACGAGAAGAACAACAAGGCTGCGGGTACACGTACTCGTAAGCGCATGATGGAAATTAAGAACCTTGCTCAGGATTTGAGAAAAGATGTTCTTGACAAATCTAAAGGATAG
- a CDS encoding cupin domain-containing protein encodes MNSKTLIEQLELAPHPEGGYYKEIFRSDIPISNGLGQKKVASTAIYYLLESTDFSTFHRITSDEGWHFYQGNSCLIVHEIQEDGTYIAHRLSNDLERGQFFSMINAGSWFAANLEEQESGNFALVGCTVAPGFEFEDFEIADARTLSKKYPQHQALIQQLSR; translated from the coding sequence ATGAACAGCAAAACCCTGATCGAACAACTTGAGCTGGCTCCGCACCCTGAAGGGGGCTATTACAAAGAAATTTTCAGGTCTGATATACCTATCAGCAATGGGCTGGGGCAAAAGAAAGTGGCTTCAACGGCCATTTATTATTTACTCGAAAGTACCGACTTTTCCACCTTCCACAGGATCACTTCCGACGAAGGCTGGCATTTCTATCAGGGCAATAGCTGCCTGATTGTTCATGAAATTCAGGAAGACGGCACTTATATTGCCCACCGCCTCAGCAATGACCTTGAACGAGGTCAATTTTTTTCAATGATTAATGCAGGCTCGTGGTTTGCCGCCAATTTGGAAGAGCAGGAATCTGGGAATTTTGCCCTGGTGGGCTGCACTGTGGCTCCTGGATTTGAATTTGAAGATTTCGAAATAGCCGACGCCCGTACTCTTTCCAAGAAATATCCACAACATCAGGCACTGATTCAGCAATTGAGCCGTTAG
- a CDS encoding AraC family transcriptional regulator: MNTGTQIPEGKRKINLARDLFDALRSAPLTRDLFLTDLGYYPRADYHFCQRAKGVNEYVVLYCNNGTGWVEYEQQQYQMSINDFCILPAGQPHAYGANPKDPWSVYWIHFSGALADDWYGQYKKEDFFIINTHFERKEQRNAMFEEIYKILRMGDSWESLIYVNQVFKNYLSSFIWTHQFRGTKYAKSHDVVHQAISILKSGISDNITLEELAHKNNLSVPYFSKLFRTRTGFAPVDYYIRLKMQKACDLLSFSDMTIKQVAAHIGYNDPYYFSRIFKKTIGTSPSAYRKEQLIEQMGHPETESYHEQQNPDRTT, translated from the coding sequence ATGAATACGGGAACGCAGATACCTGAAGGAAAACGAAAAATCAACCTTGCCCGAGATCTTTTTGATGCGCTGCGTTCGGCTCCACTGACCAGAGATTTGTTCCTGACAGATTTAGGTTATTACCCACGAGCTGATTACCATTTTTGCCAGCGGGCCAAAGGGGTCAATGAGTATGTTGTGCTGTATTGTAACAATGGCACTGGGTGGGTAGAATATGAGCAACAGCAGTACCAAATGAGTATCAATGATTTCTGTATTTTACCTGCGGGGCAGCCACATGCTTATGGTGCTAATCCGAAAGATCCGTGGTCGGTGTATTGGATTCACTTTTCTGGCGCATTGGCCGACGACTGGTATGGGCAATATAAAAAAGAAGACTTCTTTATTATCAATACCCACTTTGAGCGTAAAGAGCAACGCAATGCGATGTTTGAGGAGATTTACAAAATCCTGCGGATGGGAGATAGCTGGGAGAGTTTGATCTACGTCAATCAGGTGTTTAAAAATTACCTTTCGAGCTTTATTTGGACGCATCAGTTCCGCGGGACAAAATATGCCAAAAGCCACGATGTGGTCCATCAGGCGATCAGTATTTTAAAATCTGGTATCAGTGATAACATCACGCTTGAAGAGTTGGCACACAAAAACAATTTGTCGGTCCCCTATTTCAGTAAACTTTTCCGAACCAGAACAGGCTTTGCCCCTGTGGACTATTATATCCGTCTGAAAATGCAGAAGGCCTGTGACCTGTTATCATTTTCAGACATGACTATCAAGCAGGTCGCCGCACATATTGGGTATAATGACCCGTATTATTTTTCAAGAATTTTCAAAAAAACCATCGGAACCTCGCCGTCAGCCTACCGAAAAGAGCAGCTGATAGAGCAAATGGGGCACCCAGAAACTGAATCCTACCATGAACAGCAAAACCCTGATCGAACAACTTGA
- a CDS encoding GAF domain-containing protein — MKTKKYFGISSQIQYSYLFIMITVFGAGAFAIFLIHRNNQLDKQIVEVNFPLQEQLVQYQALVDNSFDLTNNWIFNPNLAAKKRLRFILDKEVDDNKNNINNIALKLPSLREPVMSTFARVDSLFWLEKKIVSLLQTEDDYIDDMKVEEAITLYETDLTEKKDNVDALLIKFIEDRKVELRAAQEEKANANSVIFFVLLTTFLLTAVVSVIASVYTKRQVVKPIINLKRTLYALAQGEIVTVESRKNRDEIHEMIEAMQSLTAGLEKKINFAYEIGKGNYHQEFEQLSEKDSMGIALIKMRDSLKQNDEESSKRTWAATGQAEIAEVLRNQGRSLEELYDQVISFICKYTESNQGAIFLLEEDHQTQEQYLDMISCYAYDRKKHLHQRIEIGDGLVGQCFLESKIIFLTDVPESYMKITSGLGEASPTCVLISPLIINDQIFGVLELASFNVYKEHQKAFIEKVSETIASSIFNIKGNIKTQSLLEDSRIQATQLKEKEEELQQNLEELRATQEQLEREKMELLKNQTPQQS; from the coding sequence ATGAAAACCAAAAAATATTTTGGTATCAGCTCCCAAATCCAGTACAGCTATCTATTTATCATGATCACTGTATTTGGTGCCGGGGCTTTCGCCATTTTCCTCATTCACCGTAACAACCAACTCGACAAGCAGATTGTGGAAGTGAATTTTCCGCTTCAGGAACAGCTCGTACAATATCAGGCACTTGTCGATAACTCTTTTGACCTGACCAACAACTGGATTTTCAATCCGAATTTGGCGGCAAAAAAGCGGCTCCGATTCATTCTTGATAAAGAGGTGGACGACAATAAAAACAACATCAATAATATTGCCCTCAAGCTGCCCTCGCTGCGGGAGCCTGTGATGAGCACCTTTGCCCGAGTGGACAGCCTTTTCTGGCTGGAAAAGAAGATCGTCAGCTTACTGCAAACCGAAGACGATTATATTGATGACATGAAGGTGGAAGAAGCCATCACGCTTTATGAAACAGACCTCACCGAGAAAAAAGACAATGTCGATGCCCTGCTCATAAAGTTTATTGAAGACCGTAAAGTCGAGCTTCGTGCTGCTCAGGAGGAAAAGGCCAATGCCAATAGCGTGATTTTTTTCGTGCTGCTGACCACCTTTCTGCTGACCGCCGTGGTGAGTGTGATTGCTTCGGTATATACCAAAAGGCAGGTCGTGAAACCGATCATCAACCTCAAGCGCACCCTTTACGCACTTGCGCAGGGAGAAATTGTAACGGTGGAAAGTCGAAAAAACCGGGATGAGATCCATGAAATGATCGAGGCCATGCAGAGCCTTACCGCCGGGCTGGAGAAGAAAATAAACTTTGCTTATGAAATAGGAAAGGGGAATTATCACCAGGAATTTGAACAACTCAGTGAAAAAGACTCCATGGGAATTGCCCTGATTAAAATGCGCGACAGCCTGAAGCAAAACGATGAAGAAAGCAGCAAACGCACCTGGGCGGCCACCGGACAGGCAGAAATCGCCGAAGTATTACGCAACCAGGGCAGGTCACTCGAAGAGCTTTATGATCAGGTGATCAGCTTTATTTGTAAATACACGGAATCCAATCAGGGGGCTATATTTTTACTGGAGGAAGATCACCAAACACAAGAACAGTACCTCGACATGATCTCCTGCTATGCCTACGACCGTAAAAAGCACCTGCATCAACGCATAGAAATTGGCGATGGCCTGGTGGGACAGTGCTTTCTGGAATCAAAGATCATCTTCCTGACCGATGTGCCCGAAAGCTATATGAAAATCACCTCTGGCCTTGGGGAAGCATCACCAACCTGTGTGTTGATCTCCCCACTGATTATTAACGACCAGATTTTTGGTGTTCTTGAGCTGGCAAGTTTCAATGTTTACAAGGAGCATCAGAAAGCTTTCATCGAGAAAGTTTCCGAAACGATCGCTTCGAGTATTTTTAACATCAAAGGAAATATAAAAACCCAGAGCCTGCTCGAAGATTCGAGAATACAAGCCACCCAGCTTAAAGAAAAAGAAGAAGAGCTGCAACAAAACCTTGAAGAACTCAGGGCTACCCAGGAACAGCTCGAACGGGAAAAAATGGAATTACTGAAAAATCAGACCCCACAACAATCATAG
- a CDS encoding malectin domain-containing carbohydrate-binding protein yields the protein MRKNLLTKKLWAIVYLLLLTTSAWAQNVSFNKSNLKNLNISSPTSLKFGPDGKLYVAEVSGKIKVLTINRNGTNSYTVTNEQVINSVQSITNHNDDGTSIGSSARLVTGITVSGSAANPEVYVTSSDIRFGAGNAGDVNLDTNSGIISRLTKNGNGSWNKVDIVRGLPRSEENHSTNNLEVVNMNGKPYLLVCSGGNTNAGAPSPNFAYITEYALAAAILSVDLNQINAMPIKGSGNNQYIYDIPTLDDPTRNNANGINSPTAPGYNGIDVGDPFGGNDGLNQAKVVAGGPVQVFAPGFRNTFDLVLTESGRLYATDNGANGGWGGYPKNEGPQGNATNEFQPSQPGFVNNKDHLHLITGVGSGKTLQNYVPGTFYGGHPCPVRANPTGAGLYTHDSENGGNNGVAGGVFRNKWEGLSKKNTTLPFDWPPVPANMANPIEGDYKNPTDDGAVTILENNTNPVEEYTASNFGGKMKGKLLAGRNQGGTLHEITLNANGSVNKVESNKYSVDGYPLGIECLSDNEKFPGTIWVATFGSSIVILEPSDYGGTNNNDECVAQNDASFNPNADYDKDGFTNQDEIDNGKDYCSGASTPLDFDGDKISDLNDPDDDNDGIPDFQDPFQMGQPFDLPVTNELFSGNQQLGGFLGLGLTGLMTNNDPNDDYLNWQDKPNASNSDIDDILGGAIGATTMYQTTGDAVYNNQEKAYQYGLKVTASTPKFLVHASAIEPLFDHKNSESQGIFIGTGDQDNYLKLVKKAGGFQVLVENNGQIAFQQFYASGKGNSNMDFMFEVDPATAKIVVKYKFDNEAENILTTYTAVGNLKTALQSSAKPVAIGFIGTSFGSGQEFPATFDFLNATYLDGTPPPAPEGNVLYRVNAGGGQINAIDGGKAWSADTKTAKSTYLSNAGSNSTASFSGTSLHSSVDASKVPAGIFNTERWDAAGGSAMKYSFPVSNGEYQVALYLGNNYSGTDNVGDRVYSVKAEGNTVISNFDPVASFGHKKGGVKLLTINVSDGALDLEFIHNQENPLVNGIEVLGAGTVTENTYYQDSDQDGYGNPSVSQSAALAPQGYVANSDDCDDTNKNVNPLATEVADGIDNNCNGQIDEGLTATGAIYRVNAGGPTVAAKDGGISWFADTKANPSAYLSSAGSNGVYAGKITSLHSSVNSAKVPTSIFTNERWDMAGGAPMEYTFPVSNGSYVVNLYMGTKYSGTNDPGERVFDIIINGQVVSNNFDLIPAFGFGNGGAVSYTVNVTNGNIKIAFGHEVENPLICGIEILGDDDGQQTTSTYYLDADGDGFGTDDNTIQSSTTPAGYSINGGDCDDGDNSIYPNAPEIFDGLDNNCNGQVDEGTNNGGGSNILYRVNAGGPAVNAIDGGPNWAADTKGAPYTFMNSSGSNSTYFGNISSLHPSVDANRVPAAIFKHERWDAAGGNEITYNFPVQNGTYTVVFYLGNAYGGTKNAGDRIFDIEAEGVTVVNDLDLITSFGHQKGGKKVAVVNVNDGNLNIKLEHVTENPLINGIEVIAGAQNLRTFAEEEALNQPPLQVISNTQGFAEKLQFFKAGTAKIVNTSGQQLIAFPSAEGQQYELNRLNSGVYIVYWFSNGQHYSRKFIIR from the coding sequence ATGAGAAAAAACTTACTAACCAAGAAGCTGTGGGCGATAGTCTATTTGCTTCTTTTGACCACAAGTGCCTGGGCACAAAATGTTTCTTTTAATAAATCAAATCTAAAGAACCTCAACATCAGCAGTCCTACAAGCCTTAAGTTTGGGCCCGACGGTAAACTGTATGTTGCTGAAGTTTCCGGAAAGATCAAAGTACTGACCATTAACCGCAATGGAACGAACAGTTATACGGTAACCAATGAGCAGGTTATTAACTCGGTACAGAGCATTACCAACCATAACGATGACGGTACCAGTATTGGGTCGTCGGCGCGTTTGGTAACGGGCATCACCGTGAGTGGGTCCGCCGCCAATCCGGAAGTATATGTAACGTCTTCTGATATTCGCTTTGGGGCAGGAAATGCCGGCGATGTTAATTTGGACACCAACTCCGGCATTATTAGCCGCCTGACGAAAAATGGTAATGGAAGTTGGAACAAAGTGGACATTGTACGAGGCTTGCCCCGTTCAGAGGAAAACCACTCTACCAACAACCTTGAGGTGGTGAATATGAATGGCAAACCTTATTTGCTGGTCTGTTCCGGCGGAAATACCAATGCAGGGGCGCCTTCTCCGAATTTTGCCTATATCACTGAATATGCACTTGCAGCAGCGATTTTGTCCGTAGATTTAAATCAGATTAATGCGATGCCGATTAAAGGCAGCGGCAATAATCAGTATATTTATGATATTCCTACACTCGATGACCCGACAAGAAACAATGCCAATGGGATTAACAGTCCGACAGCACCAGGGTATAATGGGATTGATGTCGGTGACCCTTTTGGTGGAAACGATGGACTGAATCAGGCCAAAGTAGTAGCAGGTGGCCCTGTGCAGGTTTTTGCACCAGGTTTTCGTAATACTTTTGATCTGGTACTTACGGAATCAGGACGATTGTATGCCACAGATAATGGCGCCAACGGTGGCTGGGGCGGTTACCCGAAAAATGAAGGTCCGCAGGGAAATGCGACCAACGAATTTCAGCCTTCGCAACCAGGTTTTGTGAATAATAAAGATCACCTGCATTTGATTACGGGTGTCGGCAGTGGAAAAACATTGCAGAATTATGTGCCCGGAACGTTTTATGGAGGACACCCTTGTCCGGTACGGGCCAACCCGACGGGCGCAGGGCTCTACACCCACGATTCAGAAAATGGTGGAAATAACGGCGTAGCAGGTGGTGTTTTCCGAAACAAATGGGAAGGACTGAGCAAGAAGAACACAACACTTCCTTTTGACTGGCCTCCTGTACCTGCCAATATGGCGAATCCTATTGAAGGGGACTACAAAAACCCGACAGACGATGGTGCTGTGACGATACTGGAAAACAACACGAATCCTGTTGAAGAATATACAGCGTCCAATTTTGGCGGTAAAATGAAAGGGAAATTATTGGCAGGACGTAACCAGGGCGGAACATTACACGAAATCACCCTGAATGCAAATGGTTCTGTGAATAAGGTGGAGTCCAACAAATATAGTGTGGACGGTTATCCTTTGGGCATCGAATGTCTGTCGGATAATGAAAAATTCCCGGGTACAATATGGGTCGCTACTTTTGGTTCATCGATCGTTATTTTGGAGCCGTCAGATTATGGTGGAACCAACAACAACGACGAATGTGTGGCGCAGAATGATGCCAGCTTCAACCCGAATGCCGATTACGATAAAGATGGTTTCACAAACCAGGATGAGATTGACAACGGTAAGGATTACTGCTCTGGAGCATCGACTCCACTTGATTTCGACGGAGATAAAATCTCTGACTTAAATGACCCTGATGATGATAATGATGGTATTCCAGATTTTCAGGATCCCTTCCAAATGGGGCAGCCTTTTGATCTTCCCGTTACCAATGAATTATTCTCGGGAAATCAGCAACTCGGTGGTTTTCTAGGGCTCGGGCTTACTGGCCTGATGACCAACAACGACCCCAATGATGATTACCTGAACTGGCAAGACAAACCCAATGCCAGCAATTCAGATATTGATGATATTCTTGGAGGGGCAATTGGCGCTACAACCATGTATCAGACCACTGGCGATGCAGTATATAACAATCAGGAAAAAGCCTATCAGTATGGTTTGAAAGTAACTGCTTCCACGCCTAAATTCTTGGTACATGCCAGCGCAATTGAACCGTTATTTGACCACAAAAATTCAGAATCACAAGGGATTTTTATTGGTACTGGAGATCAGGACAACTACCTGAAGCTGGTGAAAAAAGCGGGAGGATTTCAGGTCTTGGTCGAGAACAATGGCCAAATAGCATTCCAGCAATTTTATGCTTCAGGCAAGGGGAATTCCAATATGGACTTTATGTTTGAGGTGGATCCTGCCACGGCCAAGATTGTTGTAAAATATAAATTTGACAATGAGGCAGAAAACATCCTGACCACTTATACTGCCGTAGGAAACCTCAAAACAGCTTTACAGTCTTCGGCCAAGCCCGTAGCGATTGGTTTTATCGGGACGAGTTTTGGCTCTGGGCAAGAGTTCCCAGCTACTTTCGACTTCCTGAACGCGACTTATCTGGATGGGACTCCTCCGCCAGCACCTGAGGGCAATGTGTTATACCGTGTGAATGCAGGTGGTGGGCAGATCAATGCCATTGATGGTGGAAAAGCCTGGTCTGCTGATACGAAAACGGCAAAAAGCACTTACCTGTCCAACGCAGGCTCTAACAGCACCGCAAGTTTCTCAGGAACATCATTGCACAGCAGTGTGGATGCCTCCAAAGTACCAGCAGGGATTTTCAATACCGAGCGATGGGATGCCGCAGGTGGTTCAGCAATGAAATATAGCTTTCCTGTCAGCAATGGAGAATATCAGGTGGCCTTATACCTGGGCAATAATTATTCGGGAACGGATAATGTTGGCGACCGCGTGTACTCCGTGAAAGCGGAAGGCAATACGGTGATCAGTAACTTTGACCCAGTGGCTTCTTTCGGACATAAAAAAGGAGGCGTGAAATTGCTGACCATCAACGTCAGTGACGGCGCTCTTGATCTTGAATTTATCCATAATCAGGAAAATCCACTCGTGAACGGTATCGAGGTACTGGGCGCAGGAACGGTTACTGAAAATACCTATTATCAGGACAGCGATCAGGATGGTTACGGAAACCCTTCGGTCAGTCAATCGGCCGCTTTAGCACCACAAGGATATGTGGCCAACAGCGATGACTGTGATGACACCAATAAAAATGTTAATCCTTTGGCTACTGAAGTTGCTGACGGCATCGACAATAATTGTAATGGGCAGATCGATGAAGGACTAACCGCTACAGGCGCAATTTACCGTGTGAATGCTGGTGGGCCAACAGTAGCAGCAAAAGATGGCGGCATCAGCTGGTTTGCCGATACCAAAGCCAACCCAAGCGCTTACCTGTCTTCTGCGGGAAGCAATGGCGTATACGCTGGGAAAATTACCAGCCTGCACAGCTCTGTCAATAGCGCGAAGGTGCCGACTTCAATCTTTACCAATGAGCGTTGGGATATGGCAGGAGGTGCACCAATGGAATATACCTTCCCAGTGAGCAACGGCAGCTATGTGGTCAATCTTTATATGGGTACAAAATACTCAGGAACAAATGACCCCGGTGAACGTGTTTTTGACATCATCATTAACGGTCAGGTGGTTTCGAATAACTTTGACCTGATCCCAGCTTTCGGATTTGGAAACGGGGGAGCGGTCAGCTATACGGTCAATGTTACCAACGGAAATATCAAGATTGCTTTCGGTCACGAGGTGGAGAACCCGCTGATCTGCGGTATTGAAATCCTTGGCGACGATGACGGGCAGCAAACAACCAGCACTTATTATCTGGATGCTGACGGTGATGGGTTTGGTACAGATGATAACACCATTCAGTCAAGCACAACACCTGCAGGTTACTCCATCAATGGCGGTGACTGCGACGATGGCGACAACTCGATTTACCCTAATGCTCCTGAGATTTTCGACGGACTGGACAATAACTGTAACGGTCAAGTGGATGAAGGAACCAATAACGGTGGCGGATCAAATATCCTCTATCGGGTGAATGCTGGTGGACCTGCCGTGAACGCCATTGACGGCGGACCGAACTGGGCAGCTGATACCAAAGGCGCACCTTACACTTTCATGAACAGCAGCGGCAGTAACAGCACCTATTTTGGTAATATTAGCAGTTTACACCCTTCGGTGGATGCCAACAGAGTACCTGCGGCTATTTTCAAACATGAGCGATGGGATGCTGCCGGAGGCAATGAAATTACCTACAACTTCCCAGTGCAGAATGGCACTTATACGGTGGTCTTCTATCTTGGGAATGCCTACGGCGGAACGAAAAATGCTGGCGACAGAATTTTTGATATCGAGGCTGAAGGAGTTACCGTGGTCAATGATTTAGACCTGATCACCTCTTTCGGGCACCAAAAAGGAGGCAAGAAAGTCGCTGTGGTTAATGTTAATGATGGCAACCTCAATATTAAGCTTGAGCATGTGACAGAGAACCCGCTGATCAACGGTATTGAGGTGATTGCAGGAGCGCAAAATCTACGAACATTTGCCGAAGAAGAGGCGCTGAATCAACCACCATTACAGGTGATTTCAAACACTCAGGGTTTTGCTGAAAAGCTTCAGTTTTTCAAAGCCGGAACGGCAAAAATTGTCAATACTTCTGGTCAGCAACTGATCGCCTTCCCTTCTGCGGAAGGACAGCAATATGAGCTCAACCGACTGAATTCAGGCGTGTATATCGTCTACTGGTTCAGTAATGGGCAACATTACAGCCGCAAATTTATAATAAGATAA
- a CDS encoding alpha-amylase family glycosyl hydrolase produces MIKKTILGISLLAGLGLGACNNEQSQQTDVSVNTKTPFMWENANVYFLLTDRFNNGDKSNDLNFDRTKPTGPLRGFMGGDLKGVKEKIASGYFDKLGINAIWFTPVVEQIHGSVDEGTGNTYAYHGYWAKDWTALDPNFGTKEDLAEVIALAHKHGIRILMDVVINHTGPVTKMDPVYPSDWVRVKPKCKYDNYTNTVDCTLVDNLPDVLTNSDQEVRLPKMLKEKWEKEGRLDQEVKSLNEFFAKTGYPRAPRFYIMKWLSDYVRDYGVDGFRVDTVKHTEAGIWDELKKIASDAFKAWKQEHPDQVLDQNDFYMVGEVYNYNISAGQDFDYGDTTVNFFQNGFKSLINFEFKADAQLDYETIFKKYDAILHSSLEGKSVLNYLTSHDDGQPFDVERKRPFESANKLLLTPGASQVYYGDETIRPLHFEGADGDANLRTFMNWDEIKGNTERNGFKVDEVLEHYQKLGQFRVNHPAVGAGRHQMISQSPYVFSRILKTDDYQDKVVVALDLPNKPTKISVAKVFANGTELLDNYSGKTVKVVDQQVTVTATRGVVLLSKK; encoded by the coding sequence ATGATCAAGAAAACGATTTTGGGCATCAGCCTCTTAGCCGGTTTGGGCTTGGGCGCATGCAACAATGAGCAATCACAGCAAACGGACGTCAGTGTAAACACCAAGACGCCCTTCATGTGGGAAAACGCTAACGTTTATTTTTTATTGACCGACCGATTTAACAACGGAGATAAGAGTAACGATTTAAACTTTGACAGAACCAAACCAACAGGTCCTTTGCGTGGCTTTATGGGAGGTGACCTTAAGGGGGTCAAAGAAAAAATAGCGTCAGGTTATTTCGATAAACTGGGCATTAATGCAATTTGGTTTACGCCTGTTGTAGAGCAAATTCACGGTTCTGTGGATGAAGGCACGGGCAATACCTACGCCTATCATGGCTATTGGGCTAAAGACTGGACAGCCTTGGATCCTAACTTTGGCACCAAAGAGGATTTGGCTGAAGTGATCGCTTTGGCGCACAAACACGGCATCCGTATTTTGATGGATGTGGTGATCAACCATACAGGACCTGTAACCAAAATGGACCCTGTTTACCCAAGTGACTGGGTGCGTGTGAAGCCAAAATGTAAATACGACAATTACACCAACACTGTGGATTGTACTTTGGTGGACAACCTGCCAGACGTTCTGACCAACTCTGATCAGGAGGTTCGTTTGCCAAAAATGTTGAAAGAAAAGTGGGAGAAAGAAGGCCGCTTGGATCAGGAAGTGAAAAGCCTGAACGAGTTCTTTGCCAAAACGGGTTACCCTCGTGCACCACGTTTCTATATCATGAAATGGTTATCGGACTATGTGCGTGATTATGGTGTGGATGGTTTCCGTGTCGATACGGTAAAACATACAGAAGCGGGCATCTGGGATGAATTGAAAAAAATCGCTTCGGATGCTTTCAAAGCATGGAAGCAAGAACACCCTGACCAAGTATTGGATCAAAATGATTTCTATATGGTCGGAGAGGTGTATAACTATAACATCAGTGCTGGTCAGGATTTTGATTATGGTGACACCACCGTGAACTTCTTCCAAAATGGGTTCAAGAGCTTGATCAACTTTGAATTTAAGGCTGATGCACAGCTGGATTATGAAACTATTTTCAAAAAATACGATGCCATTCTTCACAGTTCGCTGGAAGGAAAATCGGTATTGAATTATTTGACTTCTCATGACGACGGACAGCCGTTTGATGTGGAGCGTAAGCGTCCATTCGAGTCAGCGAATAAATTGTTATTGACACCTGGTGCTTCGCAGGTTTATTATGGTGATGAAACGATCCGTCCTTTGCATTTCGAAGGTGCTGATGGTGATGCCAACCTGAGAACCTTCATGAACTGGGACGAGATCAAAGGCAACACAGAGCGCAACGGCTTTAAAGTTGATGAGGTATTGGAACATTATCAGAAATTAGGACAATTCCGTGTTAATCACCCTGCTGTTGGAGCGGGTCGTCATCAAATGATTTCGCAGTCACCTTATGTATTCAGCAGAATTCTGAAGACAGATGATTATCAGGATAAAGTAGTGGTTGCACTTGATTTACCGAACAAGCCAACGAAAATTTCAGTAGCGAAAGTCTTCGCCAATGGAACGGAGTTGCTGGACAACTATTCAGGCAAAACGGTGAAGGTCGTGGATCAGCAAGTAACGGTTACCGCTACAAGAGGCGTAGTGCTGTTATCGAAAAAATAA